The genomic segment TACTTCCCACAAATTTAAATCCCCGCTTTTTCAAATCCTTTGAAACAACATCGCTTAAATTTGTTTTGGCTGGTATCTGTTTTATATCATCGTATCTGTTTTTTATCTGCTTGAAATCTGTAAATTTCCATATATAATTATAAAACGAACCAAACTCATCGCATATTTTTAAAAAGGCTTTTGCATTTATAGACAAAGATGAAATTTTTAGTCTATTTTTGATAATGGCACTATTTTGCAATAAAACATCTATCTTTTTATCATCATAAAGAGCTATTTTATTTGGATCAAACTCATCAAAAGCAACTCTCATATCTTCTCTTTTTTTAAGCACAGTATGCCAAGAAAGTCCGGCTTGCATTATCTCAAGGACCAAAAACTCAAAAAATTTCCTATCATCATCAAATATTTCTCCCCATTCATTATCGTGGTAGTTTCTATAAATCTCATCTTTTTCGCACCATTCACATCTTCTTATCATAAACACCAACCAAATCTAAAATATTTATTTTTATTTTTACAATTTTACTAAATTTTAATTATCTTTCAATTGTATGCGATGGCTATTAATATTATGCATTACGTACTTTTAAATATATTTTTATTTTTTTATTTTTTTTATGTATAAATATTATAATAAAAAATTGTGTTTTTATTTAGTTTTTTATTATATATTATGCTCAATATAAAAAATATAAGGATAAAAAATTTATGAATAAGTCGCTACTTCCTTTTGCGTGTTGTGCCACTCTTTTTGGAGAGATTGTAAGCATGCCAGCTAATATTGATAATATATCAAAAATAGATCAAATAGTAGACATAAGAACTCCTGCAGAATGGCGCGAAACAGGAATAATCAAAGGAGCTAAAACTATAACTCTTATCAATAACAAAAATGAGTTCATCAACAGCTTAAAATCAAGCATAGACATAAAAAAGCCATTTGCTTTGATATGCAGAAGCGGACACAGAAGCATGATGGCTACTCACATGATAGATTCTCATGATATTAAAGTTATAAATTTAGAGGGCGGAATGATGAAAATTATGAGCGAAGGTTATAAAACTGTTCCTTACAAGGATTAAAATGAAAAAGATATCCATATTAGCATTTTGTGTGCTAGACCTGTTTTCACA from the Campylobacter pinnipediorum subsp. pinnipediorum genome contains:
- a CDS encoding DNA-3-methyladenine glycosylase I, with product MIRRCEWCEKDEIYRNYHDNEWGEIFDDDRKFFEFLVLEIMQAGLSWHTVLKKREDMRVAFDEFDPNKIALYDDKKIDVLLQNSAIIKNRLKISSLSINAKAFLKICDEFGSFYNYIWKFTDFKQIKNRYDDIKQIPAKTNLSDVVSKDLKKRGFKFVGSIGIYSFLQACGVVSDHLSYCFKFKEN
- a CDS encoding rhodanese-like domain-containing protein, with protein sequence MNKSLLPFACCATLFGEIVSMPANIDNISKIDQIVDIRTPAEWRETGIIKGAKTITLINNKNEFINSLKSSIDIKKPFALICRSGHRSMMATHMIDSHDIKVINLEGGMMKIMSEGYKTVPYKD